The following proteins are co-located in the Diaphorobacter sp. HDW4B genome:
- a CDS encoding monovalent cation:proton antiporter-2 (CPA2) family protein, giving the protein MSSLALTLLYLLAAVLAVVVCRTLKQPPMLGYLAAGVLIGPHALALASNSEGVRHLGEFGVVFLMFAIGLEFSLPKLRAMRKLVFGLGLMQVVLTMLLSFIGLMLLSRFAGRVWDMSWQTAVALSGTLVMSSTAIVVKMMAERAELETEHGRRVMGILLFQDLAVVPLLILIPALGGAPDKLIWALPLEMLKAAALITILLTGGQRLMRWWFNLVARRHSEELFMLNLLLFALGLAWLTELAGLSLALGAFIAGVLVSETEYKHQVETDIRPFHDVLLGLFFITIGMQLDWHILLERWALVLLLLIVPMLLKGVVIFAIARFMKSPAGVSLRTGIYLAQAGEFGFVLLSLSVAQGLVQPALKNPILAAMVVSMLLTPLLIQYSNRIVMRLAASDWMLQSLQMTQIARQAINTDHHVVICGYGRSGQNLARLLKIENIPYLALDLDPDRVHQAAAGGESVVYGDATRLQALMAAGLARASAVVVTHLDTHATLKTLANIKKHAPNVPVIVRTVDDANLDKLQLAGASEVVPEAIEGSLMLASHALALVGVPMRRVIRLVREQREGRYQLLRDYFHGADDDTPAELDQERLKSFTLPSGAAALGRALHELALGTREVQFVAVRRANGSVSADAADPSLLAEGDTLVLRGLPKALALTEDLLLRGK; this is encoded by the coding sequence ATGTCCTCACTGGCCCTCACTCTGCTCTATCTGCTTGCCGCTGTGCTGGCCGTCGTTGTCTGCCGCACGCTCAAGCAGCCGCCCATGTTGGGCTATCTGGCAGCAGGGGTGTTGATCGGGCCGCATGCACTCGCGCTGGCCAGCAATTCCGAGGGCGTGCGCCATCTGGGCGAGTTCGGCGTGGTGTTTCTGATGTTCGCCATCGGCCTCGAATTCAGCCTGCCCAAGCTGCGCGCCATGCGCAAGCTGGTGTTCGGTCTTGGCCTCATGCAGGTGGTGCTGACCATGCTGCTGTCATTCATCGGGCTGATGCTGCTGTCGCGCTTTGCGGGCCGCGTGTGGGACATGAGCTGGCAGACCGCTGTGGCGCTCTCGGGCACGTTGGTGATGAGCAGCACCGCCATCGTCGTGAAGATGATGGCCGAGCGCGCCGAACTGGAGACCGAACACGGCCGCCGCGTGATGGGCATTCTGCTGTTCCAGGATCTGGCCGTGGTGCCGCTGCTGATCCTGATTCCCGCGCTGGGAGGCGCGCCCGACAAGTTGATCTGGGCACTGCCGCTGGAAATGCTCAAGGCCGCCGCGCTGATCACCATTTTGCTGACCGGTGGGCAGCGGCTGATGCGCTGGTGGTTCAACCTCGTCGCGCGTCGCCACAGCGAAGAGCTGTTCATGCTCAACCTGCTACTGTTCGCGCTGGGCTTGGCGTGGCTGACCGAGCTGGCCGGGCTGTCGCTCGCGCTGGGGGCCTTCATCGCGGGCGTGCTGGTGTCCGAGACCGAATACAAGCACCAGGTGGAGACCGACATCCGCCCGTTCCACGACGTGCTGCTGGGCCTGTTCTTCATCACCATCGGCATGCAGCTCGACTGGCACATCCTGCTGGAGCGCTGGGCGCTGGTGCTGCTGTTGCTCATCGTGCCCATGCTGCTCAAAGGCGTGGTGATCTTTGCGATCGCGCGGTTCATGAAGTCGCCTGCCGGCGTGTCGCTGCGCACCGGCATCTATCTGGCGCAGGCGGGTGAATTCGGCTTTGTGCTGCTGTCGCTGAGCGTCGCCCAAGGGCTGGTGCAGCCCGCGCTCAAGAATCCGATTCTGGCGGCCATGGTTGTGTCCATGCTGCTCACGCCGCTGCTCATCCAGTACAGCAACCGCATCGTCATGCGACTGGCCGCGAGCGACTGGATGCTGCAATCGCTGCAAATGACGCAGATTGCGCGCCAGGCCATCAACACCGATCACCATGTGGTGATCTGCGGCTACGGTCGTTCAGGCCAGAATCTGGCGCGTCTGCTCAAGATCGAAAACATCCCCTATCTGGCGCTCGACCTCGACCCCGACCGCGTGCACCAGGCCGCTGCCGGTGGCGAATCGGTGGTCTACGGCGACGCCACCCGCCTGCAGGCGCTGATGGCGGCGGGCCTTGCGCGCGCCAGCGCGGTGGTCGTCACGCATCTGGACACCCACGCCACGCTCAAGACGCTCGCCAACATCAAAAAGCACGCGCCGAATGTGCCGGTGATCGTGCGCACCGTGGACGACGCCAATCTCGACAAGCTGCAGCTCGCTGGAGCCAGCGAGGTCGTGCCCGAGGCCATCGAAGGCTCGCTGATGTTGGCCAGCCACGCGCTCGCGCTGGTCGGCGTGCCCATGCGCCGGGTGATCCGCTTGGTGCGCGAGCAGCGCGAAGGCCGCTACCAGTTGCTGCGCGACTATTTCCACGGCGCAGATGACGACACGCCCGCCGAGCTCGATCAGGAGCGCCTGAAATCCTTCACCCTGCCCTCCGGAGCCGCCGCCCTTGGCCGCGCGCTGCACGAGCTGGCACTGGGCACGCGCGAGGTGCAGTTCGTCGCCGTGCGCCGCGCCAATGGCTCCGTCAGTGCCGATGCAGCCGATCCATCGCTGCTGGCCGAAGGCGATACACTCGTGCTGCGCGGCCTGCCCAAGGCGCTGGCCCTGACCGAAGACCTGCTGCTGCGCGGCAAGTGA
- a CDS encoding SIS domain-containing protein — translation MSTSLPTPTHPFDPARALQLAREALRDEAHALVALSDRVGDSFVNAVSRILATPGRVVVMGMGKSGHVGRKIAATLASTGTPAFFVHPAEASHGDLGMVTQGDLVLGISNSGEANELTVLLPVLKRQGVPLIAMTGGLESSLAKYADVVLDSGVEREACPLNLAPTTSTTAQMALGDALAVALLDARGFRTEDFARSHPGGALGRKLLTLVRDVMRSGDELPSVSADASFSDLMREMSAKSLGASTVVDAEGHLLGIFTDGDLRRRIESGGELLGAKAGEVMHTKPRTIRPQALAADAAALMEQHSITSVLVTDEQNQLLGMVHIGDLMRAKVI, via the coding sequence ATGTCTACCTCTTTACCCACTCCCACCCATCCGTTCGACCCAGCCCGCGCCCTGCAGCTGGCGCGGGAGGCGCTTCGAGATGAGGCCCACGCGCTCGTGGCTCTCTCCGATCGTGTGGGAGATTCGTTCGTCAATGCGGTTTCCCGAATTCTCGCCACGCCCGGTCGTGTGGTGGTCATGGGCATGGGCAAGAGCGGCCATGTCGGTCGCAAGATCGCCGCGACGCTGGCGTCCACCGGCACGCCCGCATTCTTCGTGCACCCGGCCGAAGCCAGCCACGGCGATCTGGGCATGGTCACGCAGGGTGACCTGGTGCTGGGCATCTCCAACAGCGGCGAGGCCAACGAACTCACTGTGCTGCTGCCGGTCCTCAAGCGCCAGGGCGTGCCGCTGATCGCGATGACCGGCGGGCTGGAATCCTCGCTCGCCAAATATGCCGACGTCGTGCTCGACAGCGGCGTGGAGCGCGAAGCCTGCCCGCTGAATCTGGCACCCACTACCAGCACCACCGCGCAGATGGCGCTGGGCGATGCGCTGGCCGTGGCCTTGCTCGATGCACGCGGCTTTCGCACAGAAGACTTTGCGCGCTCGCATCCCGGTGGTGCGCTGGGTCGCAAGCTGCTCACGCTGGTGCGCGACGTGATGCGCTCGGGCGACGAGCTGCCGAGCGTGTCGGCCGATGCGTCGTTCAGTGATCTGATGCGCGAGATGAGCGCCAAGTCGCTGGGGGCTTCCACGGTCGTCGATGCCGAGGGCCATCTGCTGGGCATCTTCACCGATGGCGACCTGCGTCGCCGCATCGAGTCCGGCGGCGAACTGCTGGGCGCGAAGGCGGGCGAGGTCATGCACACCAAGCCGCGCACGATTCGCCCACAGGCGCTGGCCGCCGACGCGGCCGCGCTGATGGAGCAGCATTCGATCACCAGCGTGCTGGTCACGGACGAGCAGAACCAACTGCTCGGCATGGTGCATATTGGCGATCTGATGCGTGCAAAGGTCATTTGA
- a CDS encoding HAD family hydrolase yields MSNSQTEAAVTSLQPAIQIDPELLLRAQPVRVVFFDVDGVLTDGGLYFSEQGETIKRFNTLDGHGLKLLQKAGITPAVVTGRDSPALRLRLKNLGVVHARFGTEDKRPAAEAILAELGLDWSQAAAMGDDWPDLPVMRRSVFACAPLNAQVEVKANAHYITQAAAGQGAARELCDLLLVASGKYAQLLAEYA; encoded by the coding sequence ATGAGCAACTCGCAAACTGAAGCGGCGGTGACTTCGCTGCAACCAGCCATCCAGATCGATCCCGAACTTCTGCTGCGCGCGCAACCCGTGCGCGTGGTGTTCTTCGACGTGGACGGCGTGCTCACCGATGGCGGGCTGTATTTCTCGGAGCAGGGCGAGACGATCAAGCGTTTCAACACGCTGGACGGCCACGGCCTCAAGCTGCTGCAGAAGGCGGGCATCACGCCAGCCGTCGTCACCGGACGTGATTCGCCCGCGCTGCGGCTGCGCCTGAAAAATCTGGGCGTGGTGCACGCGCGCTTTGGTACCGAGGACAAGCGTCCCGCTGCCGAGGCGATTCTGGCCGAGTTGGGGCTCGATTGGAGCCAGGCCGCCGCCATGGGCGACGACTGGCCCGATCTGCCGGTGATGCGCCGCTCGGTGTTTGCCTGCGCGCCGCTGAACGCGCAGGTCGAGGTGAAGGCCAACGCGCACTACATCACCCAAGCCGCCGCCGGACAGGGTGCTGCACGTGAACTCTGCGACCTGTTGCTGGTGGCCAGCGGCAAGTATGCGCAACTGCTGGCGGAATACGCATGA
- the lptC gene encoding LPS export ABC transporter periplasmic protein LptC yields MTLNERMRRVWEIFSIYLPILLMGLLALGTWWLVRNAPKPLEQPQQRAVSHEPDYYMRDFSIKSFDATGRLQSEIQGETLKHFMDTDTLEILKARMRSISPDGRVTLSTANRALSNSDGTEVQLFGDAVVTREEFKKTGAKPVPPMQFKGEFLHVWPNEERVKSHLPVTLTRGPDQFTGDAMDFDNYSQVLNMRGDVKGKMQPSRVTSTLTPAPRNNRP; encoded by the coding sequence ATGACCCTCAACGAGCGCATGCGCCGCGTCTGGGAGATCTTCTCCATCTACTTGCCGATCCTGCTGATGGGCTTGCTCGCGCTCGGCACCTGGTGGCTGGTGCGCAACGCCCCCAAGCCGCTGGAGCAGCCACAGCAGCGCGCGGTGTCGCACGAGCCCGACTACTACATGCGCGACTTCTCCATCAAGTCGTTCGACGCCACGGGCCGCCTGCAAAGCGAGATCCAGGGCGAGACGCTCAAGCACTTCATGGACACCGACACGCTGGAAATCCTGAAAGCCCGCATGCGCTCGATCAGCCCGGACGGCCGCGTGACGCTGTCCACGGCCAACCGTGCACTGTCGAACTCGGACGGCACGGAAGTGCAGCTCTTCGGCGACGCCGTCGTTACGCGCGAGGAATTCAAGAAGACCGGCGCCAAGCCCGTTCCGCCCATGCAGTTCAAGGGCGAATTCCTGCATGTCTGGCCGAACGAGGAACGCGTGAAGTCGCACCTGCCGGTCACGCTCACACGGGGTCCCGACCAGTTCACCGGCGACGCCATGGACTTCGACAACTACAGCCAGGTGCTGAACATGCGCGGCGACGTCAAGGGCAAGATGCAGCCGAGCCGGGTCACTTCGACCCTCACGCCCGCTCCTCGCAACAACCGGCCTTGA
- a CDS encoding SDR family oxidoreductase has translation MNSSPLVFITGASSGIGQALALRYAKAGFRLALVARRVDVMQAWAASQGLGEDRCRFYGADVAEIDSIVGAGERCIREQGLPDVVIANAGISVGVDTSEREDIDQMARVYAINNIGLAATFQPFIKPMCVRGTGTLVGIASVAGIRGLPGHGAYCSSKAAVISYCESLRGELNTQGVSVVTILPGYVDTPLTQENRYSMPFLISAGKFADRAFQTIEARTSYRVIPWQMGVVAKLLRLLPNWAFDKALHGRERKHRGTVSKS, from the coding sequence ATGAACTCCTCCCCCCTGGTCTTCATCACCGGCGCTTCCAGCGGCATAGGCCAGGCGCTGGCCCTGCGCTATGCCAAGGCGGGTTTCCGGCTGGCGCTGGTCGCACGGCGTGTCGATGTGATGCAGGCATGGGCAGCGTCGCAGGGGCTGGGTGAAGACCGCTGCCGCTTCTATGGCGCGGATGTGGCCGAGATCGACAGCATCGTCGGCGCAGGAGAGCGCTGCATTCGGGAACAAGGCCTGCCCGACGTGGTGATCGCGAATGCCGGCATCAGCGTGGGCGTGGACACCTCGGAGCGCGAGGACATCGATCAGATGGCGCGCGTGTATGCGATCAACAACATCGGTCTCGCCGCCACCTTCCAGCCGTTCATCAAGCCGATGTGCGTGCGCGGCACTGGCACGTTGGTGGGCATTGCCAGCGTGGCAGGCATTCGCGGTCTGCCGGGGCATGGGGCGTATTGCTCCAGCAAGGCGGCCGTCATCAGCTATTGCGAGAGCCTGCGCGGTGAGCTGAACACACAGGGCGTGTCCGTCGTGACGATTCTGCCGGGCTATGTGGACACACCGCTCACGCAGGAGAACCGGTATTCGATGCCGTTTCTCATTTCGGCGGGGAAATTTGCGGACCGCGCGTTCCAGACCATCGAGGCCCGTACCAGCTACCGAGTGATTCCCTGGCAGATGGGCGTGGTCGCCAAACTGCTGCGCTTGCTGCCCAATTGGGCTTTCGACAAGGCGCTGCATGGGCGGGAGCGCAAGCATCGAGGAACTGTGTCGAAAAGCTGA
- a CDS encoding RNA-binding protein, whose translation MGNKLYVGNLPYSVRDSDLEQAFGQFGAVTSAKVMMERDTGRSKGFGFVEMASDAEAQAAINGMNGQPMGGRSIVVNEARPMEPRPPRSGGGGFGGGGGGYGGGGGGRSGGGGYGGGGGGGGRGGEGGFRSPYGAGSRNGGGGGGRSGGGGYGGGNNGY comes from the coding sequence ATGGGCAACAAACTGTACGTCGGCAACCTGCCGTACTCGGTGCGCGATAGCGATCTGGAACAGGCCTTTGGCCAGTTCGGCGCCGTGACCAGCGCCAAAGTCATGATGGAGCGCGACACTGGTCGCTCCAAGGGCTTTGGTTTCGTAGAAATGGCCAGCGATGCTGAAGCGCAAGCGGCCATCAACGGCATGAACGGCCAGCCCATGGGCGGTCGCAGCATCGTCGTGAACGAAGCTCGTCCAATGGAACCACGTCCTCCCCGTAGCGGTGGCGGTGGTTTCGGCGGCGGTGGCGGCGGCTACGGTGGTGGCGGCGGTGGCCGTTCCGGTGGCGGCGGCTACGGTGGTGGCGGCGGCGGTGGTGGTCGTGGTGGCGAAGGCGGTTTCCGCAGCCCCTACGGCGCTGGCTCGCGCAATGGCGGTGGCGGCGGTGGTCGCTCCGGTGGCGGCGGCTACGGCGGCGGCAACAACGGCTATTGA
- a CDS encoding RNA-binding protein, which yields MSNKLYVGNLPYSFRDGDLEQTFGQFGAVLSAKVMMERDTGRSKGFGFVEMGNEAEAQAAIQGAHGQNYGGRDLVVNIARPMEPRPPRSGGFGGDRGGFRGNGGGYDRASY from the coding sequence ATGAGCAACAAACTGTACGTGGGCAACCTGCCCTATTCTTTCCGTGACGGCGATCTGGAACAGACCTTTGGTCAGTTCGGTGCCGTGCTGAGCGCCAAGGTCATGATGGAACGTGACACCGGCCGTTCCAAGGGCTTCGGCTTTGTGGAAATGGGCAACGAAGCCGAAGCACAAGCCGCCATCCAAGGCGCGCATGGCCAAAACTACGGCGGCCGCGACCTGGTGGTCAACATCGCTCGTCCGATGGAACCCCGTCCACCCCGCAGCGGCGGTTTCGGCGGTGACCGCGGTGGCTTCCGTGGCAACGGCGGCGGTTACGACCGCGCCAGCTACTGA
- a CDS encoding TMEM165/GDT1 family protein: protein MEAFLISTSVVALAEMGDKTQLLSLVLAARFRKPLPIVLGIFVATVVNHALAGAVGAWITSYLGENALQWILGISFVAMAVWMLIPDKLDEDEVTSHSKWGVFGATVVAFFLAEMGDKTQIATVMLAAKYVGDYFWVVAGTTLGMMLANAPVVWLGDKIVKKVPIRTVHMISAVIFLVLGLLALYNPVKQLLA, encoded by the coding sequence ATGGAAGCCTTTCTGATCTCCACCTCCGTCGTCGCGCTCGCCGAGATGGGGGACAAAACCCAACTCCTCTCGCTTGTGCTCGCGGCGCGTTTTCGCAAGCCGCTGCCGATCGTGCTCGGAATCTTCGTCGCCACCGTCGTCAACCACGCGCTTGCCGGGGCTGTCGGTGCCTGGATCACCAGCTATCTTGGTGAAAACGCCCTGCAATGGATTCTGGGCATTTCGTTCGTCGCCATGGCGGTCTGGATGCTGATTCCGGACAAGCTGGACGAGGACGAGGTCACCAGCCACTCGAAGTGGGGCGTCTTTGGCGCGACGGTGGTTGCGTTCTTCTTGGCCGAGATGGGCGACAAGACCCAGATCGCCACGGTGATGCTGGCCGCCAAATATGTGGGTGATTACTTCTGGGTGGTGGCCGGTACGACTCTGGGCATGATGCTGGCCAATGCGCCCGTGGTCTGGCTGGGGGACAAGATCGTCAAGAAGGTGCCGATCCGCACGGTGCACATGATCTCGGCGGTGATCTTTCTTGTGCTTGGTCTGCTCGCCTTGTACAACCCGGTCAAGCAGCTTTTGGCATAA
- a CDS encoding homoserine O-acetyltransferase: MSFIATPQFMHFDEALPLTSGASIRDYTLAFETYGTLNADKSNAVLVCHALNASHHVAGVYKDQPKSEGWWDNMIGPGKSVDTNKFFVIGVNNLGSCFGSTGPMHTNPDTGEVYGSSFPVVTVEDWVNAQARLLDRLGIQQLAVVLGGSLGGMQALSWTLQHPDRMRHAVVVASAPNLTAENIAFNEVARRAIVTDPDFYGGDFYAHNVIPQRGLRIARMIGHITYLSDDVMNEKFGRQLREGIDLKYSTQDIEFQIESYLRYQGDKFSEYFDANTYLLITRALDYFDPAKSTGNNLTLALAKAKAKFMLVSFTTDWRFSPKRSREIVKALLDNKRDVSYAEIDAPHGHDAFLLTDSRYIGVMGSYFDGVAKEFAA, translated from the coding sequence ATGTCCTTCATCGCCACACCACAATTCATGCATTTCGACGAGGCGCTGCCGCTGACCAGCGGTGCCTCGATCCGCGACTACACGCTCGCGTTCGAAACCTACGGCACGCTGAACGCCGACAAGTCCAACGCCGTGCTCGTGTGCCACGCGCTCAACGCGTCGCACCACGTCGCGGGCGTCTACAAGGACCAGCCCAAGAGCGAGGGCTGGTGGGACAACATGATCGGCCCCGGCAAGTCGGTCGACACCAACAAGTTCTTCGTCATCGGCGTGAACAACCTCGGATCGTGTTTCGGCTCGACCGGCCCGATGCACACCAATCCCGACACCGGCGAAGTCTACGGATCGAGCTTTCCGGTCGTCACCGTCGAAGACTGGGTGAACGCGCAGGCACGCTTGCTCGATCGCCTCGGCATTCAGCAGTTGGCCGTGGTGCTGGGCGGCAGCCTCGGCGGCATGCAGGCGCTGTCGTGGACGCTGCAGCATCCCGATCGCATGCGCCACGCCGTCGTCGTGGCGAGCGCGCCGAATCTCACGGCCGAGAACATCGCGTTCAACGAAGTGGCACGCCGCGCCATCGTCACCGACCCGGATTTTTACGGCGGTGATTTCTACGCGCACAACGTGATTCCGCAGCGCGGCCTGCGCATCGCGCGCATGATCGGGCACATCACCTACCTGAGCGACGATGTGATGAACGAGAAATTCGGCCGCCAGCTGCGCGAGGGCATCGACCTCAAATACAGCACGCAGGACATCGAATTCCAGATCGAGAGCTATCTGCGATATCAGGGCGACAAGTTCAGCGAGTACTTCGACGCCAACACCTATCTGCTGATCACGCGCGCGCTCGACTATTTCGATCCGGCCAAGAGCACCGGCAACAACCTCACGCTGGCGCTGGCCAAGGCGAAAGCCAAGTTCATGCTGGTGAGCTTCACCACCGACTGGCGTTTTTCGCCCAAGCGCAGCCGCGAGATCGTCAAGGCGCTGCTCGACAACAAGCGCGACGTGAGCTACGCCGAGATCGACGCACCGCACGGCCACGATGCCTTTTTGCTCACCGATTCGCGCTACATCGGCGTGATGGGTTCCTATTTCGATGGCGTTGCCAAGGAGTTCGCAGCATGA
- the metW gene encoding methionine biosynthesis protein MetW, which translates to MTEKTTMQAIAQLVPQGARVLDLGCGDGALLSYLLRERGCTGYGVEIDDANVHACVKRGVNVVQLNLDEGLAMFEDDSFDVVLQINTLQHLRNAEVMLRETARVGKTGIIAFPNFAHWPNRVSILRGRMPVTRRLPYQWYDTPNIRVGTFKDFEVLALKNKLSVADAFGLNETGGMVRTLPNWFASTAVFCLERQ; encoded by the coding sequence ATGACCGAGAAGACCACCATGCAGGCCATCGCCCAACTCGTGCCACAAGGCGCGCGCGTGCTCGACCTCGGCTGCGGCGACGGCGCATTGCTGTCCTATCTGCTGCGCGAGCGCGGTTGCACCGGCTACGGCGTGGAGATCGACGATGCCAACGTGCATGCCTGCGTCAAGCGCGGCGTGAACGTGGTGCAGCTCAATCTGGACGAAGGTCTGGCGATGTTCGAGGACGATTCGTTCGACGTCGTCCTGCAGATCAACACGCTGCAGCACTTGCGCAATGCCGAGGTGATGCTGCGCGAGACCGCGCGCGTGGGCAAGACCGGCATCATCGCGTTCCCCAATTTCGCGCATTGGCCCAACCGCGTCTCCATCCTGCGCGGCCGCATGCCGGTGACGCGCCGTCTGCCCTACCAGTGGTATGACACGCCGAACATCCGCGTCGGCACGTTCAAGGACTTTGAAGTTCTCGCGCTCAAGAACAAGCTGAGCGTGGCCGATGCCTTCGGCCTGAACGAGACCGGCGGCATGGTGCGCACGCTGCCGAACTGGTTTGCCAGCACGGCGGTGTTCTGTCTCGAAAGACAGTGA
- a CDS encoding M20 family metallopeptidase has protein sequence MNARTPADHLLQSADALSHISKQWNDDIVRQLTDYIAIPAKSPGFAPDWEKLGFIDTVVRNAASWAEAQKVEGLKLEVVRLPGRTPVIFFEVPGTQPGANNASAQTVLMYGHLDKQPEFEGWRNDLGPWTPKYEDGKLYGRGGADDGYAVYASIAAVQELKRQNVMHPRIVGLIETCEESGSADLLPYVDLLKTRLGDVGLVICLDSGAGNYDQLWLTTSLRGMASGTLKVEILTEGVHSGDSSGLVPSSFRIMRMVLDRLEDSKTGHLLPQSFHCEVPADRMQQAGATAQILGDELYKRFPWAHYDCGGATTFALPTTTDPLQALLKRTWEPTLSVTGAEGFPALKDAGNVLRPYSAFKLSLRLPPLVDAVACLDELKTLLEDNAPYQAKVTFKPDGAASGWNAPSIDPWFENALNAASNAHFGADCGYIGQGGTIPLMNMLSKGFPTAQMMVCGVLGPKSNAHGPNEFLHVPYAKKLTAAVAQVIASMPPSVG, from the coding sequence ATGAACGCCCGCACACCCGCCGACCATCTGCTGCAGTCTGCAGATGCGCTCTCGCACATCAGCAAGCAATGGAACGACGACATCGTCCGTCAGCTCACCGACTACATCGCTATTCCCGCCAAGTCGCCGGGCTTTGCGCCGGACTGGGAAAAGCTCGGCTTCATCGACACCGTGGTGCGCAACGCGGCCTCGTGGGCCGAGGCGCAGAAGGTCGAGGGCCTGAAGCTCGAAGTCGTGCGCCTGCCAGGCCGCACGCCGGTCATCTTCTTTGAAGTGCCGGGCACGCAGCCGGGCGCGAACAACGCATCGGCGCAGACCGTGCTGATGTACGGCCACCTCGACAAGCAACCCGAATTCGAAGGCTGGCGCAACGACCTCGGCCCGTGGACGCCCAAGTACGAAGACGGCAAGCTCTACGGCCGTGGCGGCGCGGACGATGGTTATGCGGTCTACGCCAGCATCGCCGCGGTGCAGGAACTCAAGCGCCAGAACGTCATGCATCCGCGCATCGTCGGCCTCATCGAAACCTGCGAGGAAAGCGGCTCCGCCGACCTGCTGCCCTATGTCGATCTGCTGAAAACGCGCTTGGGCGATGTGGGTCTCGTGATCTGCCTCGACTCCGGCGCGGGCAACTACGACCAGCTCTGGCTCACCACCAGCCTGCGCGGCATGGCAAGCGGCACGCTCAAGGTCGAAATCCTCACCGAAGGCGTGCATTCGGGCGATTCGTCGGGCCTCGTGCCGTCTTCCTTCCGCATCATGCGCATGGTGCTCGACCGTCTGGAAGACAGCAAAACCGGTCACCTGTTGCCGCAAAGTTTCCATTGCGAAGTCCCTGCAGACCGCATGCAGCAAGCCGGTGCCACGGCGCAGATTCTGGGCGACGAGTTGTACAAGCGCTTTCCGTGGGCGCACTACGACTGCGGCGGTGCCACCACCTTCGCGCTGCCGACCACGACCGATCCGCTGCAAGCCTTGCTCAAGCGCACTTGGGAGCCGACGCTGAGCGTGACTGGCGCCGAAGGATTCCCCGCGCTCAAGGATGCGGGCAATGTGCTGCGTCCCTACAGCGCCTTCAAGCTCAGCCTGCGCCTGCCACCGCTGGTGGATGCCGTGGCCTGCCTCGACGAACTCAAGACGCTGCTTGAAGACAACGCGCCGTATCAGGCCAAGGTCACCTTCAAGCCAGATGGTGCTGCCAGCGGCTGGAACGCGCCCAGCATCGATCCATGGTTTGAAAACGCGCTGAACGCAGCCAGCAACGCGCACTTTGGCGCGGATTGCGGCTACATCGGCCAAGGCGGCACGATCCCGTTGATGAACATGCTGAGCAAGGGCTTCCCGACCGCGCAGATGATGGTCTGCGGCGTGCTCGGTCCCAAGAGCAACGCGCATGGCCCCAACGAATTCCTGCATGTGCCGTATGCGAAGAAACTCACCGCAGCGGTCGCGCAAGTGATCGCCAGCATGCCGCCATCGGTCGGCTGA
- a CDS encoding alpha/beta hydrolase: MVAANVAAGVEASPSSVWFTESGGARLAVRDWVLPPAPARGMVLIVHGLGEHSARHQRLASRLVEVGFCVRSYDQYGHGESQGARGGMDHAKRFTVDLAHVLNQTISGMSLDMPLILLGHSFGGLVAANFIAEKRARVHGLVLSSPALDPGLSAVQKALVSTLPHVVPNLRVSNGLPLEYLTHDVSVIDAYRADPLVHRYVSARLGRFIADAGPATVAKAAEWTVPTLLMWAGQDKLVAPAGSRAFAAKAPADVVRSKEFGDLYHEIFNELHAEPVYAELLAWLDERFPAQPR, translated from the coding sequence ATGGTCGCAGCAAACGTCGCAGCTGGTGTCGAGGCAAGCCCCTCTTCCGTTTGGTTCACCGAAAGCGGTGGTGCGCGGCTGGCGGTGCGCGACTGGGTTTTGCCACCTGCGCCCGCGCGTGGCATGGTGCTGATCGTGCATGGGCTGGGCGAGCATTCCGCTCGCCATCAGCGATTGGCTTCGCGGCTTGTGGAGGTAGGATTTTGCGTGCGTTCGTATGACCAATACGGCCATGGTGAATCACAAGGCGCGCGTGGCGGTATGGACCATGCCAAGCGCTTCACCGTCGATCTCGCCCATGTGCTCAACCAGACCATCAGCGGCATGTCGCTCGACATGCCATTGATACTGCTCGGGCACAGCTTTGGCGGATTGGTCGCTGCGAATTTCATCGCCGAAAAACGCGCGCGTGTGCATGGCTTGGTGCTGTCGTCTCCGGCCCTCGATCCGGGCTTGAGCGCGGTGCAGAAGGCGCTTGTTTCCACGCTGCCGCACGTCGTGCCCAACCTGCGGGTCAGCAATGGTCTGCCGCTCGAATACCTCACGCATGATGTGTCGGTGATCGACGCTTATCGTGCCGATCCACTGGTGCACCGATATGTGAGCGCGCGGCTCGGGCGATTCATTGCCGACGCGGGCCCCGCTACCGTCGCCAAGGCTGCGGAGTGGACCGTGCCGACGCTGCTGATGTGGGCCGGTCAGGACAAGCTCGTCGCACCAGCGGGCAGTCGCGCATTTGCCGCGAAAGCGCCTGCCGATGTGGTGCGATCCAAAGAGTTCGGCGATCTCTACCATGAGATCTTCAACGAGCTGCATGCCGAGCCCGTCTATGCCGAACTGCTGGCCTGGCTGGACGAGCGCTTTCCCGCCCAGCCGCGTTGA